A genomic segment from Micropterus dolomieu isolate WLL.071019.BEF.003 ecotype Adirondacks linkage group LG03, ASM2129224v1, whole genome shotgun sequence encodes:
- the wdr73 gene encoding WD repeat-containing protein 73 isoform X1, with protein sequence MNQEPADGSTAATKSCLLQEREQAADMEETQFDDILDDWFIESLRTYKDLHEYHLEHPTQVIEWTSGKTVCVAGYASSKNEILELRLPLKLFADENKGLCAERDFKVIYGGLADGPVRCLRHVPGTRCVVTNDGLSSDLQVWDLGGDDSDVIRRTGSIEGRRRFSEGGSRIAARLSSQPQVLHGARSSDVQLTQLISGQILYKLGLQQEVGSVCGSMTTKTDSADPLSSLHFVSDAVFLTGCCNGKVYVADTRTSAAPQISPPPASSGESVLWWTDASAGPSGCRILRLSSSGQAVISDLRNLGGAMSLARLDIQTRRCNLDDVRVSWAPVLDDCIAVSG encoded by the exons ATGAACCAAGAACCTGCAGACGGAAGTACAGCAGCAACAAAGTCATGCCTCCTGCAGGAACGTGAGCAGGCTGCCGACATGGAGGAAACACagtttgatgatattttagaTGACTGGTTTATCGAGTCCCTGAGAAC GTACAAAGATCTTCACGAGTATCACCTGGAACATCCCACCCAGGTCATCGAGTGGACATCCGGAAAGA CCGTGTGCGTCGCAGGATATGCCTCTTCTAAAAATGAAATCCTGGAGCTGCGTTTGCCTCTGAAGCTCTTCGCTGATGAAAATAAG ggTCTCTGCGCAGAACGGGATTTCAAAGTCATCTACGGTGGTTTGGCAGACGGTCCCGTCCGCTGCCTCAGACACGTCCCGGGAACAAG GTGTGTTGTTACCAACGATGGGCTGAGCTCAGACCTGCAGGTGTGGGACCTCGGAGGAGACGACAGCG ATGTGATCAGAAGAACAGGAAGTATCGAGGGGAGGAGGCGATTTTCAGAGGGAGGCAGCAGGATCGCAGCTCGACTCTCGTCGCAGCCGCAAGTTCTTCACGGAGCTCGGAGCAGCGATGTCCAGCTGACCCAGCTGATTTCAGGACAGATTCTATATAAACTAG GGCTGCAGCAGGAGGTAGGAAGCGTCTGTGGCAGCATGACAACAA AGACCGACTCAGCAGATCCTCTGAGTTCCTTACATTTTGTGAGTGATGCAGTCTTCCTCACCGGCTGCTGTAACGGGAAAGTTTACGTCGCTGACACTCGGACGTCTGCTGCTCCTCAGATTTCACCTCCACCTGCATCTTCAGGTGAATCCGTCCTCTGGTGGACAGATGCCTCCGCAGGTCCGTCCGGCTGCAGGATCCTCAGACTCTCCTCCTCTGGACAGGCGGTGATATCAGACCTGAGGAACCTGGGGGGAGCTATGAGTCTGGCTCGGCTGGACATCCAAACACGTCGCTGCAACCTGGACGACGTCAGAGTGTCGTGGGCTCCGGTGCTGGACGACTGTATCGCAGTGTCAGGTTAG
- the wdr73 gene encoding WD repeat-containing protein 73 isoform X2, whose amino-acid sequence MNQEPADGSTAATKSCLLQEREQAADMEETQFDDILDDWFIESLRTYKDLHEYHLEHPTQVIEWTSGKTVCVAGYASSKNEILELRLPLKLFADENKGLCAERDFKVIYGGLADGPVRCLRHVPGTRCVVTNDGLSSDLQVWDLGGDDSDVIRRTGSIEGRRRFSEGGSRIAARLSSQPQVLHGARSSDVQLTQLISGQILYKLETDSADPLSSLHFVSDAVFLTGCCNGKVYVADTRTSAAPQISPPPASSGESVLWWTDASAGPSGCRILRLSSSGQAVISDLRNLGGAMSLARLDIQTRRCNLDDVRVSWAPVLDDCIAVSG is encoded by the exons ATGAACCAAGAACCTGCAGACGGAAGTACAGCAGCAACAAAGTCATGCCTCCTGCAGGAACGTGAGCAGGCTGCCGACATGGAGGAAACACagtttgatgatattttagaTGACTGGTTTATCGAGTCCCTGAGAAC GTACAAAGATCTTCACGAGTATCACCTGGAACATCCCACCCAGGTCATCGAGTGGACATCCGGAAAGA CCGTGTGCGTCGCAGGATATGCCTCTTCTAAAAATGAAATCCTGGAGCTGCGTTTGCCTCTGAAGCTCTTCGCTGATGAAAATAAG ggTCTCTGCGCAGAACGGGATTTCAAAGTCATCTACGGTGGTTTGGCAGACGGTCCCGTCCGCTGCCTCAGACACGTCCCGGGAACAAG GTGTGTTGTTACCAACGATGGGCTGAGCTCAGACCTGCAGGTGTGGGACCTCGGAGGAGACGACAGCG ATGTGATCAGAAGAACAGGAAGTATCGAGGGGAGGAGGCGATTTTCAGAGGGAGGCAGCAGGATCGCAGCTCGACTCTCGTCGCAGCCGCAAGTTCTTCACGGAGCTCGGAGCAGCGATGTCCAGCTGACCCAGCTGATTTCAGGACAGATTCTATATAAACTAG AGACCGACTCAGCAGATCCTCTGAGTTCCTTACATTTTGTGAGTGATGCAGTCTTCCTCACCGGCTGCTGTAACGGGAAAGTTTACGTCGCTGACACTCGGACGTCTGCTGCTCCTCAGATTTCACCTCCACCTGCATCTTCAGGTGAATCCGTCCTCTGGTGGACAGATGCCTCCGCAGGTCCGTCCGGCTGCAGGATCCTCAGACTCTCCTCCTCTGGACAGGCGGTGATATCAGACCTGAGGAACCTGGGGGGAGCTATGAGTCTGGCTCGGCTGGACATCCAAACACGTCGCTGCAACCTGGACGACGTCAGAGTGTCGTGGGCTCCGGTGCTGGACGACTGTATCGCAGTGTCAGGTTAG